In one window of bacterium DNA:
- a CDS encoding YncE family protein — translation MKQFLTLFAFLLLSISFLHSTAVAQETYVYAALTDEGNIAVVNPATSQLLQRIQVGRDPLYVVPNADKSRLYVSNTGDITVSIVDLAENTEKQVLRLPVNRRGINAGVMIRNWEGTRIFVAERADDASKELRVYVIDTQKENIIAQFDAGRSINALAISSDGSKLYVVNKGEGIRVFSTQDYKPMGSVAPIKGYEKDLYAMACSPTKALAYVSYGPANKIQVINTATNKETAVIDMPKYHTGIQKQITFSPDGKYAFVINDKQTFREIEGVNVIDASNNDVIKIFNAGKVLQGLAITDDSKVCYVASTDLKWYNLLTLEHIRSISLRTTIGGIVVIER, via the coding sequence ATGAAACAATTCCTTACCCTCTTCGCTTTCCTGCTGTTGAGTATTTCCTTCCTGCATTCGACAGCTGTTGCTCAGGAAACTTATGTATACGCCGCGCTCACGGATGAAGGCAATATCGCCGTGGTCAATCCGGCGACCAGCCAGTTGCTGCAGCGTATCCAGGTCGGACGCGATCCTCTGTACGTCGTGCCGAACGCGGACAAGAGTCGCCTTTACGTCAGCAACACCGGTGACATCACTGTATCCATCGTTGATCTGGCGGAAAACACGGAAAAACAGGTTCTGCGCCTCCCGGTGAATCGTCGCGGCATCAATGCCGGAGTGATGATTCGCAACTGGGAAGGAACACGTATCTTCGTTGCCGAACGCGCGGACGATGCCTCGAAGGAACTTCGCGTGTACGTCATCGATACGCAGAAGGAAAACATTATCGCACAGTTCGATGCCGGACGCAGCATCAACGCGCTGGCGATTTCGTCAGACGGATCGAAACTGTACGTCGTCAACAAGGGTGAAGGCATCAGGGTGTTCAGCACGCAGGATTACAAGCCGATGGGCAGCGTTGCGCCGATCAAGGGATATGAGAAAGACCTCTATGCCATGGCCTGCAGTCCGACAAAAGCACTCGCGTACGTGTCCTACGGTCCGGCAAACAAGATTCAGGTCATCAATACCGCGACGAACAAGGAAACGGCTGTGATCGACATGCCCAAGTACCATACGGGCATTCAGAAGCAGATCACCTTCTCGCCGGACGGCAAGTACGCATTCGTGATCAATGACAAGCAGACCTTCCGGGAAATCGAAGGTGTCAACGTGATCGATGCTTCCAATAACGATGTGATCAAAATTTTCAATGCCGGGAAGGTGCTGCAGGGACTGGCCATCACGGATGATTCCAAGGTGTGCTACGTCGCATCGACCGATCTGAAATGGTACAATCTGCTCACGCTTGAGCACATTCGTTCGATCTCGCTGCGTACGACCATCGGCGGAATCGTCGTTATCGAGCGCTGA